Genomic DNA from Paenibacillus sp. KS-LC4:
GGCGGCAGGTTCAAGTTATTATTGTCCGTGCCAATCATCGTTCCTTGTGTCATTGCAGCTGAAGCGGCCGTCCAAGCTTGAAACAAGGTACGTACATCATCAATTGAAGCTGCAGTCAGATCAAAAGCAGCGAATAGTATAAAATCCTGTGACGGCGTCGCAATGCCTGCCTGATGAGCACCGTAAAAAGGCAGCACATCTCCATTTGCTCCAGCCCCTGTCGCCGCCGGAACGGTCAGCGTCTTGCTTGCCGCCTGCATAATGCCGCCCATGCCAGTCGCGCCGATCAGCAAACCAGCCCCACCAACGCCCATGAGCCGCAATAAATCTCTGCGGCTCATCGGTTTTTCCAGCACACTGTCGCCAGCCTGCTTCTGATTATGCTTTTGTTTATCGTCGTTGTTAGTAGTAGAACTCATGACATTAAGCCCCCAAAATTTTGCCCATTTGTGAAAGCGGTTCTGCCAAAGCGTCCAGCAGCTGGCTCAGCTTCTTCGTATCTTCTTCTTTCAAATCAAGGTAAGATTTATAGCCGTCGCCATCTTTATAAACGGCAAGCGCATCGTCAAGGCTTGTGAAGCTTGTGCCAATCAATGCTTCCAGCTGCGCATCATGCTTGTTCAACTGCGGCTTAAGCAGCTCATAAATTTTCTCCGCACCTTCAACGTTAGCTACAAAATCATACAAATCAGTATGTGAATAACGCTCCTCCTCGCCTGTTACTTTAGAGGAGGATACTTCGTTCAGCAGCTCAACCGCACCCGTAACGAGCAGGCTAGGCTCAATTTCGACCGTCTCCATCAGTGCGCGAAGCAGCTTGATGTCCTCAAGCAGCGTATCGGCATAGCCTTCAGCGCCTTTTGTCGTATTTTCTTCCCATAAAATTTTCTCGATTCGGTGGAAGCCTCTCCATTCCTTCTCGTCGACATCATTTTCACGGGCATCAATATGAGGGTCAAAATCGCCCAGCGCTTCAGCAATCGGCTCGATTCTTTCATAGTACATTCTCGATGGCGCATACAGCTGCTTCGCCGTCTCCAATTCGCCCGCTTTAACGGCATTGACGAATTTTTCGGTTTCAATCACGAGCGAATCCGCCTCTTTAATGGTGAAGGCGCGATATTCGTCAAGAATAGGCTGCCATTCCTCTGCGGTGGCAGGTGCTATTGTAGCAGCGGGCGACTCCTCCGACGCTGCCGGCGTTTCATCAGCTGTATTTGCTGCTGTCGCTGCCGCGTTATCTGTTTTTGTATTAGCAGCAGTATCCGATCCGCATGCAGAAAGAAATAATAGGCTTGCACAAGATAATGAAATTGCGATCAACTTCCAGTTCATTCGATTTTCCCCTTTAACAATCCACGTCATGTGAATTTATTCTATTGCGAAGTATATTCCTGTTGAGAATCATTGTCAATTATATTTTTATGGCAACAACGGTACTTATTTTTCGTGCATCTCTAGCTGACCGAAAGCAGGAGCCAAATCATTAACAACTATTCTCATCAAACATACCAAATAGAAAGAAAGCCATACAGCGGGATTGGATCAATTCCGCATGTATGGCTTAAATCATTAATTCGCAAAATCGGTACGACTGGTTGCATTATTAGCCCATTGTCTCCCATGCGCTCCTCCTTTTTCGCATTCGCCTTTCTCTTTTTATCGTTTTCCCACAAAAAAAGTTTCAAGTTTCTACATTTTACTTAACTTACCCTCTATCTTCAACAACCAAAACAAAGTATAATACTGGAAAACATATTATTTAATGCGCCTTTTAGCCTATTATATAAAGATAAGAGGTCTTTTGCCCTATGACATTTATCACTCATTTTGAAGGCCGCCTTCAGGCCGTTTTCTCCAAAGCAGAGCAATTAACAGCTAAATTTCCCGAACCGCTAAATCAAAAGGGACAAGCTTATATTAGGCATATTAATCCTCTGCATCGCAGCGGCAGCCAGAACTATCTCGGCTATTTGCTGCCCTATTGGATGACGGAAATGGCCGATGTGACCGAGGAGCAATGCGAGCAGCT
This window encodes:
- the efeO gene encoding iron uptake system protein EfeO; the encoded protein is MNWKLIAISLSCASLLFLSACGSDTAANTKTDNAAATAANTADETPAASEESPAATIAPATAEEWQPILDEYRAFTIKEADSLVIETEKFVNAVKAGELETAKQLYAPSRMYYERIEPIAEALGDFDPHIDARENDVDEKEWRGFHRIEKILWEENTTKGAEGYADTLLEDIKLLRALMETVEIEPSLLVTGAVELLNEVSSSKVTGEEERYSHTDLYDFVANVEGAEKIYELLKPQLNKHDAQLEALIGTSFTSLDDALAVYKDGDGYKSYLDLKEEDTKKLSQLLDALAEPLSQMGKILGA